The genomic segment GGTGAACATTTCTTTGGGTATAACAATGCCTGTCAAACTCTTCTGCACCATATGATTCTATACTTGGTTCTTCCAAACCCCTCTCTCAGATTTCTCCTGGACATCCTCAGGGTACTGGTAAGTCATCACGGGTTGGTGCTTGTGCTGATTCTGGTGGTACCAGTATTAACACCCACCCTTGATCTAAACTGACTTTATTACGCCCAGTGTTTCAGTTTCCTAAACTCTGATTGGTCAGGCCCTAGTACAGCTTGCAGTGTCTGTAGCAGTCTGGCAGTGTAAGGGTTCACCACTCTGCCCTCCTGTTTCTACTGTAGCTTTCAAACAAGGCTGCTTGCTCTGCTCTGCAGGTACAAGCATCAGTACATCAGCAGCCGGCTGGTCTTGGTCCCTCACAGGTTATTATCCTGTAAACATCAAATGAGTTTCTGTTTCCTGTCCTCTGTTAACTTTGAGCTATTTTTACTCCATTTAATAATGTCATTATGTCAGTCTGAAGGGATGTATCAGTCAAATGTTTGGGTGGTTTGGTGCAactatttttatataaattatgaagatgGCACTGAACGTAAATGTCGCCATTCAATCACCATTTTTTCACTCATATTTTCTTGACAATTATGAAGGTCCAAAGTAAAAAGGATAGAAAAAATGACGAAAATCAGTTTGAATTAGAGCCACTCTACAGAATAtagtatatataatttatttagtgGTGTTTATAGCAATAACTAGTATAAACCGCTCCATTTGTGCTCTGCCCTGACATGAAAGGCAGACAGTCAGTGATGATAATTACAGACACAGGAGTCAGTATCAGAGGAGCAGTAACATCGATGTGGGAAATGAGGAGAAAAGACAGAAACCTCAGTCACACTGTACATTTACCAGGATTTAACCTGGACCCTCCATAGTAACACTAATCAAAactgtttaatattttactaaAGTCTTTTCTCAGTGACTCCCTAAACCATTTAAATAAGAATGAATAAATGATGGGATTCATTCCTGAATTTAAATAGCACATCCATACaaaaatctcatacaggtacgGTGTGGATAAACCAGTGACTGGATCTATTATTATGCATATAAAACAGGGTGACCAGCAGGACAGGAACACAGCAGTAACTATGCCCAGTGTCCTGGTGGATTTTTGCTCCATCTTAGACAGAATGATTGTGGTCTTTTCACGGTTCTCAGCAATAAGAATTGTGACCTGAATTGAACGGGCTTGTTTATGTGCAATAACTAGGATTTTCAGGTAGAGGCCAAGCATAAATAACCCTGGGATGAAGAAAAGAAATAGGGAAGATAATATGCTTGAAGTCTTGTCTAGTATCACAGCACACCTTCCCTTACAGTTTAATTGTGTGAGGTAAACATCCTGAATTATCAAGCTATTTAGCTCCATCCCAAATGTGACAAGGGCAGAAAGAGCCCAGCAGGTCAGGATCATGTACTTTGCAACACGAGTTGTAATCAAAGCGTGATACAACAGAGGCTGAGAAACAGCAACGTATCGCTCAACAGAAATCAAATAAAGCATAAAAACGGATGCTGCAGTGAGTAAAGTTTCTATACTGGTGTGGATCTTACAGAACCAGTCACCCAAATACCAGCAGGTTTCCAGGGAGCGTATCAGGCTAGGCGGCATGACCACTGCCCCCAGGAGGAAGTCGCTGACAGCCAGGGAGAGGATGAGGTAATTGGTGGGAGTGTGCAGCTGTTTGGAGTGGGATATAGTAACGATAACGAGGAGATTTCCCAGCACAGTGAGGAGCACGGTGGCCCCTAACAGAACATACAAAGGGGCTCGTATTGTGGTTGGATAAACGTGCTTTAGGCAGGAAGTGTTTGAGGATTCAAAGCAATAATGTATATTTTCAGTCCCAGAATGGTTAGTTCTCATCTTTTTGTGTTCCAAAGGATAAAAAAACAACCTTTGCAACCTGCATGGGAAAACAAAGAGATTTTAACCTGCACATCCACACCAGTCCTGCATTTAAAATGAACTTTTTTATGTATGTAGATTTTTATACACCATAGTACTTTTTTCTCATTACTATGGTAACTAATCATTTGCCGTGTTAACATCTCtcattacatatatacacataaacATATTCTTGTGTCAATTTCTGTGTGTACAtacatacagcactgtgcaaaaatcttaggcagtgaAAGAAAATTATGGTTATATGATCGTTACACTGCAGCAGGGCTGGATTAAGAGCATTAAGTGCCCCTGAGCAACAGCACACATGACGTCACGTCAGAAAGGAACGGAGCTGATTGGTGCCTCACAGAATGCATGTAACACAGTGAAAATGCTACACAGGCTTTTCAGTGGCTGCCAAAGAACAATATacttccatccattgtctatacCTGCTTGTTCTGTGCAGGGTCATGTGGTTCTGGGGGActgagtctatcccagaagctaccagcacaaggcagggaataacacaggatggggcaccaacccatctcagggcaaacacagccacactcacacacacacaactgggtAACTTCATTTTACCTtagcatggttttggactgtgggggcaaactggaaagcccagaggaaaccccacggcgacaaggggagaacatgcaaacgtcTCACATGTGGAGCCGGGGCAGAGTCTGAGACTCAGATCCCAGAGGAAGCGGCGAATCCCTGCTTCACCGTGTCGCCCCGAACAATCATATCAAGTATATCAGACGTTAATTCGCATGAACTTGTTAAAAGACATTGTTGAATGGGAGCGGGGGGGATTAGGAGGGGCTGCCCTGCTTGGTGCCCCCTGAGAACATGGTGCCTGCTGCCATGTGCTGAAATGCCCGCGTGGGTCAGCATTGCAGGCATGCAGACACATAGTAAAAGAACCGGTTTGAGCCGCCCCTCCCCCGGAGATTTTTTATAATTGATCAAGAAGCAGGCAGATATTTTGAATCCCTCTCAAAATTTGTTTGAGGCTCTACAgaagtggacccccccccccaccagtctgCAGAATCTACAGAGAGGCACCTATCAGTAGGGCAGCTGGACACCCCAAGAAATTTATTCCTGGCTACAGGCCTGGAACTTTGGCATAAATCTATGTATCCAGCCAGATATCTGTAACTGTTTTGGAGAAAATAAGAAATTGTGttaacttttattgtcattattcaATTACATTCATTCCAAtgttaaataatttaaataaataattagaaaaaaaatctctaaGAAAATGTGCTCTTACTATGTAGATAAAAAGcttaaaacattttctttgacttgctaaaacttttgcacagtactgtatactgTATCCTGTAAATATTATCTataaattttctaatttaaactACAGCAAGATAGGACTCAACAGATACAACATTTTGTACAGCAGCTGAAAGCAATACAAGAGTAAGACCTTGTGAACCATACAGTACCTCCGTGTGAAGTCCTGCAGCAGACTGACTTGGCAGTAGAGAAGCCTCTCTAATATACCATCATCACCTGATACTTCGTACCCTTTGACCAATGCAGTCTTAGCTTTCCCCAAGTGTTAATTAACCAATCAGTCAACAGGCTGCCCCCTTGAGTAAATGCTCTTTATTACAATGTTTTTGGCAAATATTACAGCAGTGTTTGATAGTAACTAAATAAGACAACAATTGCAGGTGCAAACATTACTTACTCACTGGAGACATTTGTTTTCCTTACTGCCAAGGCTTcgagacacaaacacactgccCTAAGTCAAGGCCCAAGAGCACATATGTGCCAAGTCATCTCTGCTGTCATGTTGAATCTGTCACCTGAAGTGGCCACCTTACAGACTGGGGAAAGGCAATCTGTAGGGGAGCGAGGGGTGAGCTGTGCCAGTTTACAGAGTGACCTTAAAGCGAGGCCATGACAGGAATACTGTCACCAACTAAAGTACGTACAGTACATATATTTCAGGATGTGGTGCATCTCTGGGAACAATCACTCTGGATCTGAAATACAGCATTTAAGAAATATAGCTTTCTGAAAAAAAGGGGTCTTGTGAGACAACTTGCCCCCGGTGTGGGATAAGTTGTACCTTTGGAGAGAATACAGTACATTGGGGTCAATCGTGCCATTGATTATTGAAGTAAAACCGTATATTTCCATCTTAGAATCTGTAATTCTATATAAAAGCTATATAAGGAGGTGAACTACTTGTTGGCGCAAAGCTTCACTACATCCAGTTCTAGTTCTGCCTGTGTTGTTGTTCTGAAACCGGATGCCTCCTCTTGCCTTGGTATGGATTATCACCATTTACATGCTGCAGCAGCACCGGATTCACTTCCTCTTCTGTCTATAGAGGACTGTGTTAAAAGCATCTGTACTGCTCAGTTTATCACTAAGTTACATTTACTTGAGAGTTATTGGCAAGTTCCTCTTACGCCTCTGAGCTCTCAGCTTTTGTGACACCGAATGCCTTCTTCCAATATACCATGATGCTGTTCGGACTCCGAAACGTGCCCGTAATGCTCTAGCAGTTAGTGAATCTTGCATTGTCCAATGCTTCAAACTGTTCAGCCTGTCTAGATAATCTTATCAAGACATCTTGTCTTTACTCTCCGGACTGGACCAGTTATGTGTTGACTTTGAAAGAGGTGTTTGAGCAGTTAAGGAATGTGTCCCTAACACTTCCCTTAGCGAAATTTGAGTTTCCTAAGGCTATGTTCACCTATCTAGGACATCAGGGAGGGCGGCGCTAAGTCTGTCCTGTTGACGCTAAGGTAGTTACTAATGTTTCTAAAGTACCTCTTATTAGAGTACCTCTTGTCTCGTGATAATGCGAacaccaggacaaagcaatatATTTTTAATCTCTTCACTTAGAAAGCTGAAGTTAATTTGCCAAGCGCAGAGTACCACTGGCACTGAATGACACCACAACACGAACcgaggtattttgtactgaattcgaaaAATGGCCATCATATATTACCAGTTCACATTCCTGCCAGCAGCACACCCCTTTCCGGGGTGCTGCACAATTCTTAAAAGGGCCAGGTCAATAGGGGATGCCATTGCCCGGATCCCCAAAATCCTTAAAGGGGCAACACCTGCTCCTAAGGTGCCACCCCTGGCTGCTGCGCCTTATGTTCCTGAGCTGCCACCCACAGGAGCCCGGTGGCTGACGCACTGCCCACAGAGGCTCGTGCTGCATCCGAGGCCCCTGTAGCACTCCGAGTGGTTCTTGCAGCGCTGCCACCCTGCGGGGCTCCAGTCCCAACTGCTGCTTGCCTAAGGCCTCTGCTGCGGCTGCTTCTATGCCCGAGGCTCCTACTGCAGCTCTGCCTGCTGCTCCATCCAAGGCTCCTGCTACGGTgccgcctccgcctgctgctgTACCCGAGATgccgcctccgcctgctgctgTACCCGAGATGCCGCCTCCGCCTACTGCACCGGCCCCGCCTCCTGCTTCACCTGAGGCCCCTGTCGCGCCTGATCTCCTGGCACCGCCCGTCCTTGCTCTGCCCATCCTTGCTCTGCCCATCCTTGCTCACCCGCCCTTCAACTCCACCCGCACCTGAGGTCCCAGTTCCACCCATCGCAGAGGCTCCAATCCCTCTGGCACCTGCTCTGGCTCCCACTACCCCAGTTctggtccccgaggaggtctcaGACTACCTGACCGTCCAGCCTCCTCCCttgatggagggagaggaggagctcGAAAGGGACCCCTCCGGGACTTCCCTAATGGCCCCAATGGACTCCTTCAGGAGGAGGACTCCTCTGCCTTCACCCCAGTAGGGTCGATCCCGGCCAGAATTCCGCCAGTcagtgtcccgtaaagggaggggacataGGCGCAGGACTCGAGTCCAacccgcctgcgggtcccccgccGTCGCCTTGTTGCCGGCCTGTGGTCGCACCTCTGACGCCTCATCGGCggcctgttccctgtgccccggTAATGGTTTCATCTTGTTCCCGGTCCTGTCCTGTCCATCTAgggtgcatgttctccccatgtcgtcgtgaggtttccccccacagtccaaaaacatgctaaggctaattggagttgctaagttgcccataggagtgcatgcgtgagtgaatggcgtgtgagtgtgccctgcgatgggctggtcccccaccctgggttgttccctaactcgtgcacattgcttccgggataggctccggacccctcgcgacccagtaggataagcggtttggaaaattgatggatggatatttgtttCTTACCTCTTGCTTACCTTGTTAATAAGATACACAGGCTGAGTGGCCCTGTGTTGCCTCAGTTACCAGTGCCAGACCGAGTTGTTATCTGAAGCAGCAGCATAAGATACACAGGCTGagtggccctgtgctgcctgtgttaCCCGCTGCAGACCGATTTATCAGAACCAACAGCATAGGATGCACAGGCtgtggccctgtgctgcctgtgttaCCCGCCGCAGACCGAGTTGTTATCTGAAGCAGCAGCATAACATACACAGGCTGAGTGGCCCTGACCTGTCTGTGTTACCCACCCCAGACCGAGGAATTATCTGAACCAGAGGCATAAGATGCACAGGTCgagtggtcatgtgctgcctgTGTTACAACCCCCTGGCCGGGTTGTTATCTGAATCACCAGCATAAGATACACAGGCTCagtggccctgtgctgcctgagtTACCCGCCCCAGACAAACGGGTTATCTGAATCTGCAATATAAGCTACTCACACTAAGtggtcctgtgctgcctgtgttaCCTGCCCCACACCAAGCTGTTTTCTGAACCACCAGCATAGGATACACAGACTCagtggccctgtgctgcctttGTTTCCCACCCCAGACTAAGGGTTTATCTGAACCAGAAGCACAAGATACACAGGCTAAGTGGCCTTGTGCTACCTGTGTTACCCTCCCCATACAAGTTGTTATCTGAACCTGGAGTATATGATACACAGGCTCAGTGGCCCTGTGCTGTCTGTGTTATTCGTCCCAGACCAAGGGGTTATCTGAAACAGAAGCATAAGATACAAAGGGTGAatggccctgtgctgcctgtgttaCCCGCCACGGACCGAGGGGTTATCTGAAACAGCAGTATAAGATACACAGGCTGATTGACCATGTGTTGCCTTGTTACCCGCGCTATACTGAGGGGTTGTCTGAACCAGAAGCATAAGATGCAAAGGCTGagtggccctgtgctgcctgtgttaCACACCCGAGACCCAGTCATCTGAACCAGCAGCATATGATACACAGGGTAAGAggccctgtgctgtttgtgtcacCCGCCCTATACAGAGTTGTTATCTGAACCAGCAGTATAAGATACACAGTCTGATTTGCCCTGTGTTACCCACCCCAGACCGAGGTATCTGAACCAACAGCATAGGATGCACAGGCCAAGTGACCCTGAAAATCTATAAAGCAGTAAGGAGAACAACAGTTTTATCCAACTCCTGCTTACGCCATTTATTTCTGGGCATCACAGAATTATTCCTGCCTAAGTAATATATACAACAGCCTAACAGAtattgattaaacataagtgTGATGTCATCCAGGGCATCCAGTCAAAGTATATGTGGGGAATATGGTCAACTCTACACAGTCAGTTGTCTGTTGTAACATCTAGTCAGCGTTTTGTCAGAGCTTGTGTACATCTCTTAATGTGGGTATTAGTCAGGTCTTGGGTCTGTCCTTCTTGTCTGTGTCTAAAAAGGCCACACTGTTGGTCCAAAGTAGAAAACTTCAGTGAATGCTGGATATGTTGGTATGGTGCTGCAGTCGCTTCTGGCCCACAAGGCTGCTATGTGGGCTATTCCAGGTGCTCCTAGGTGAACATTTCTTTGGGTATAACAATGCCTGTCAAACTCTTCCGCACCATACGATTCTGTACTTGGTTCTTCCAAACCCCTCTCTCAGATTTCTCCTGGACATCCTCAGGGTACTGGTAAGTCATCACGGGTTGGTGCTTGTGGTGATTCTGGTGGTACCAGTATTAACACCCACCCCTGATCTAAACTGACTATTACGCCCAGTGCCTCAGTTTCCTAAACTCTGATTGGTCAAGCCCTAGTACAGCTTGCAGTGTCTGTAGCAGTCTGGCAGTGTAAGGGTTCACCACTCTGCCCTCCTGTTTCTACTGTAGCTTTCAAACAAGGCTGCTTGCTCTGCTCTGCAGGTACAAGCATCAGTACATCAGCAGCCGGCTGGTCTTGGTCCCTCGCAGGTTATTATCCTGTAAACATCAAATGAGTTTCTGTTTCCTGTCCTCTGTTAACTTTGAGCTATTTTTACTCCATTTAATAATGTCATTATGTCAGTCTGAAGGGATGTATCAGTCGAATGTTTGGGTGGTTTGGGGCAACTATTTTGATATAAATCATGAAGATGGCACTGAACGTAAATGTCGTCATTCAATCACCGTTTTTTCACTCACATTTCCTTGACAATTATGAAGATCGAAAGTAAACAGGATAGAAAAATGACGAAAACCAGTTTGAATCAGGAGCCAATGTACAAAATAAACACtgttatataaattatatataatatagtttgcaagaaaataagtttttatttCCCATCTTCTGTTAACTTCTGGATTTTTCTTCTAATCtgacttttaatgtcatcataTTAATCTGTAATGTTGTAGCAATTGAACATTTTGTGTAAttttcatatacagtataatataAAAACACTGAATTTAAATCTCATCATtcaaacagttttttttcacattttataattAGCATTTTCTAAAAGCTAAAGTGAACGAGAGAAAAATGGTGAAAATCAGTTTGAATTAGAGCCACTCTAcaaaatacagtatatataatttatttagtgGTGTTTATAGCAATAACTAGTATAAACCGCTCCATCTGTGCTCTGCCCTGACATTAAAGGCAGACAGTCAGTGATGATAAATACAGACACAGGAGTCAGTATCAGAGGAGCAGTAACATCGATGTGGGAAATGAGGAGAAAAGACAGAAACCTCAGTCACACTGTACATTTACCAGCATTTAACCTGGACCCTCCATAGTAACATTAATCAAAactgtttaatattttactaaAGGCTTTTCTCAGTGACTCCCTAAACCATTTAAATAAGAAAGAATAAATGATGGGATTCATTCCTGAATTTAAATAGCACATCCATACaaaaatctcatacaggtatgGTGTGGATAAACCAGTGACTGGGTCTATTATTATGCATATAAAACAGGGCGACCAGCAGGACAGGAACACAGCAGTAACTATGCCCAGTGTCCTGGTGGATTTTTGCTCCATCTTAGACAGAATGATTGTGGTCTTTTCACGGTTCTCAGCAATAAGAATTGTGACCTGAATTGAACGGGCTTGTTTATGTGCAATAACTAGGATTTTCAGGTAGAGGCCAAGCATAAATAACCCTGggatgaagaaaacaaaaagggaAAATAATATGCTTGATGCCTTGTCTAGTAACACAGCACACCTTCCCTCACAGACAAACTGTGTGAGGTAAACATCCTGAATTGtcaagctgtttagctccaacCCAAAGGTGGCAAGGGCAGAAAGAACCCAGCAGGTCAGGATCATGTACTTGGCAACACAGTTAGTGATCAAAGCGTGATACAACAGAGGCTGAGAAACAGCAACGTATCGCTCAACAGAAATCAAATAAAGCATAAAAACAGATGCTGTAGTGAGTAAAGTTTCTATACTGGTGTGGATCTTACAGAACCAGTCACCCAAATACCAGCAGGTTTCCAGGGAGCGTATCAGGCTAGGCGGCATGACCACTGCCCCCAGGAGGAAGTCGCTGACAGCCAGGGAGAGGATGAGGTAATTGGTGGGAGTGTGCAGCTGTTTGGAGTGGGATATAGTAACGATGACGAGGAGATTTCCAAGCACAGTGAGGAGCACGGTGGCCCCTAACAGAACATACAAAGGGGCTCGTATTGTGGTTGGATAAATGTGCTTTAGGCAGGAAGTGTTTGAGGATTCAAAGCAATAATGTATATTTTCAGTCCCAGAATGGTTAGTTCTCATCTTTTTGTGTTCCAAAGGATAAAAAAACAACCTTTGCAACCTGCATGGGGAAACAAAGAGAGATTTTAACCTGCACATCCACACCAGTCCTGCATTTAAAATGACCTTTTTTATGTATGGAGACTTTTATACACCATAGTACTTTTTTCTCAGTACTATGGTAAGTAATCATTTGCAGTGTTAAAATCTCtcattacatatatacacataaacATATTCTTTTGTCAATTTCTGTGTGTACATACATagagcactgtgcaaaaatcttaggcagtgaAAGAAAATTATGGTTATATGATCGTTACACTGCAGCAGGGCTGGATTAAGAGCATTAAGTGCCCCTGAGCAATAGCACACATGACGTCACATCAGAAAGGAACGGAGCTGATTGGTGGCTCACAGAATGCATGTGACACAGTGAAAATGCTACACAGGCTTTTCAGTGGTTGCCAAAGAACAATATACTTCCATCCATTGTATATACCTGCTTGTTCTGTGCAGGGTCATGTGGTTCTGGGGGActgagtctatcccagaagctaccagcacaaggcagggaataacacaggatggggcaccaacccatctcagggcaaacacagccacactcacacacacacaactgggcAACTTCATTTTACCTTAccatggttttggactgtgggggcaaactggaaagcccagaggaaaccccacggcgacaagaggagaacatgcaaatgtcTCACATGTGAAGCCGGGGCAGAGTCTGAGACTTAGATCCCAGAGGAAGCGGCGAATCCCTGCTTCACTGTGCCGCCCCCGAACAAGCATAACAAGTATAATAGATGTTAATTCGCATGAACTTGTTAAAAGACATTGTTGAATGGGAGTGGGGGGGATTAGGAGGGGCTGCCCTGCTTGGTGCCCCCTGAGAACATGGTGCCTGCTGCCATGTGCTGAAATGCCCGCGTGGTTAATCAGGGTCAGCACTGCAGGCATGCAGACACATAGTAAAAGAACCGGTTTGAGCCGCCCCTCCCCCGGagattttttattattgatCAAGAAGCAGGCAGATATTTTGAATCCCTCTCGAAATTTGTTTGAGGCCCCACAgaagtggacccccccccccccccagtagtcTGCAAAAGCAACAAAGAGGGACCTATCAGTAGGGCAGCTGGACAACGCAAGAAATTTATTTTTGGCTAAAGGCCTGGAACTTTGGCGTAAAAATGTCTCTCAAAGTGCATTAGCTTAAGCTTTAAGAGAAAAGTCACACTAAtacctgcagtgactgtccaaTAGATCCTTGTTTTTGCTACTTTTTCTGACCACTGACATACTATGTTTAGCTAATCAGTACTTCagaaaattatttaaatgattaagttaattaactgagctggtggtgaaatttaacaaaaaatgGCTGAGTTGCcattgaggagaggtttgggcacCAAAGTGGTGatctttatttaaataaataaattttctcTGAGACAATGTACTCTTACTACGTAGACAAAAAGCttgaaacattttctttgacttgctaagacttttgcacagtactgtatactgTATCCTGTAAATATGAATTATCTATACATTTTCTAATTTAAACTGCAGCAAGATAGGACTCAACAGATACAACATTTTGTACAGCAGCTGAAAGCAATACAAGAGTAAGACCTTGTGAACCATACAGTACCTCCGTGTGAAGTCCTGCAGCAGACTGACTGGGCAGTAGAGAAGCCTCTCTAATATACCATCATCACCTGATACTTCGTACCCTGTGACCAATGCAGTCTTAGCTTTCC from the Brienomyrus brachyistius isolate T26 chromosome 19, BBRACH_0.4, whole genome shotgun sequence genome contains:
- the LOC125714941 gene encoding trace amine-associated receptor 1-like isoform X1, whose amino-acid sequence is MFSPCRRGVSSGLSSLPPQSKTMLRLQRLFFYPLEHKKMRTNHSGTENIHYCFESSNTSCLKHVYPTTIRAPLYVLLGATVLLTVLGNLLVIVTISHSKQLHTPTNYLILSLAVSDFLLGAVVMPPSLIRSLETCWYLGDWFCKIHTSIETLLTAASVFMLYLISVERYVAVSQPLLYHALITTRVAKYMILTCWALSALVTFGMELNSLIIQDVYLTQLNCKGRCAVILDKTSSILSSLFLFFIPGLFMLGLYLKILVIAHKQARSIQVTILIAENREKTTIILSKMEQKSTRTLGIVTAVFLSCWSPCFICIIIDPVTGLSTPYLYEIFVWMCYLNSGMNPIIYSFLFKWFRESLRKDFSKILNSFD
- the LOC125714940 gene encoding trace amine-associated receptor 1-like yields the protein MRTNHSGTENIHYCFESSNTSCLKHIYPTTIRAPLYVLLGATVLLTVLGNLLVIVTISHSKQLHTPTNYLILSLAVSDFLLGAVVMPPSLIRSLETCWYLGDWFCKIHTSIETLLTTASVFMLYLISVERYVAVSQPLLYHALITNCVAKYMILTCWVLSALATFGLELNSLTIQDVYLTQFVCEGRCAVLLDKASSILFSLFVFFIPGLFMLGLYLKILVIAHKQARSIQVTILIAENREKTTIILSKMEQKSTRTLGIVTAVFLSCWSPCFICIIIDPVTGLSTPYLYEIFVWMCYLNSGMNPIIYSFLFKWFRESLRKAFSKILNILISVTMEGPG